One Sphaerisporangium krabiense DNA segment encodes these proteins:
- a CDS encoding glycoside hydrolase family 3 protein yields MKRSPELLRLADSVLLPGFEGRTPPDWLRRRLGEGLSGVVLFSRNIGTPSELAELTAALRAERPEAVIGIDEEAGDVTRLEASTGSSRPGNYALGVVDDVALTEKVAYGVGLDLAASGVNVNFAPAADVNSNPRNPVIGLRSFGADPELVARHTAAWVRGLQAAGVAACAKHFPGHGDTAVDSHHGLPSVGASLEQLHKVELLPFRAAIAEGVQMIMTGHLLVDAYDPGLPATLSPRILTGLLRDEMGFQGVTITDAVEMAAIVERYGIGGGSVRAVAAGADLICIGGEHADDEVVVTIREAIADAVAEGALPEERLAEAARRVEALTTWTGSFPGPRPSAARETLTLGAHLDGHAAAAMALDGHGAPAPDLDGHVGLDGHASATALLDGSSSDGYDDGPGHVPPGLDAARRAIRVAGDPGSALPLPAAPHVVELTPLMSMAIDKHMPWGVGEPLGKLLPGTTVTRAGEEEAGSLDEAVLRSAEDRPLVLVVRDAHRHAWQIDALTRLLAARPDAIVVEMGLPGRTDLGAVHIATHGAARVCGQAAAEVLTGLLPVPS; encoded by the coding sequence ATGAAGCGCAGCCCTGAGCTACTGCGTCTGGCCGATTCGGTCCTCCTCCCCGGGTTCGAAGGACGAACACCCCCGGACTGGCTGCGGCGCCGACTCGGCGAAGGGCTGTCGGGCGTGGTGCTGTTCTCCAGGAACATCGGGACGCCGTCCGAACTCGCCGAGCTGACCGCGGCCCTGCGCGCGGAGCGCCCCGAGGCCGTCATCGGCATCGACGAGGAGGCCGGGGACGTCACCCGGCTGGAGGCCAGCACCGGCAGTTCGCGCCCGGGCAACTACGCCCTCGGCGTGGTCGACGACGTCGCCCTCACCGAGAAGGTCGCCTACGGCGTCGGCCTGGACCTCGCCGCCTCCGGCGTCAACGTCAACTTCGCCCCCGCGGCCGACGTGAACTCCAACCCGCGCAACCCCGTCATCGGCCTGCGCTCCTTCGGCGCCGATCCCGAACTCGTGGCGCGGCACACCGCCGCCTGGGTACGGGGGCTCCAGGCGGCGGGCGTCGCCGCCTGCGCCAAGCACTTCCCCGGACACGGGGACACCGCCGTCGACTCCCACCACGGCCTGCCGTCGGTCGGGGCGTCGCTCGAGCAGCTTCACAAGGTGGAGCTGCTCCCGTTCCGCGCCGCCATCGCCGAAGGCGTCCAGATGATCATGACGGGCCACCTGCTCGTCGACGCCTACGACCCCGGCCTCCCCGCCACGCTCAGCCCGCGCATCCTCACCGGACTGCTCAGGGACGAGATGGGGTTCCAGGGCGTGACCATCACCGACGCCGTGGAGATGGCGGCGATCGTCGAGCGGTACGGCATCGGCGGCGGCAGCGTGCGCGCGGTCGCCGCGGGAGCCGACCTGATCTGTATCGGTGGCGAGCACGCGGACGACGAGGTCGTCGTGACGATCCGCGAGGCGATCGCCGACGCCGTCGCCGAGGGCGCGCTGCCCGAGGAGAGGCTCGCCGAGGCCGCGCGCCGCGTCGAGGCCCTCACCACCTGGACCGGCTCCTTCCCCGGCCCGCGGCCGTCCGCCGCCCGGGAGACCCTGACGCTCGGCGCGCACCTGGACGGCCACGCGGCCGCCGCGATGGCGCTGGACGGGCACGGGGCCCCCGCTCCGGACCTGGACGGGCACGTGGGTCTGGACGGGCACGCCAGCGCCACGGCGCTGCTCGACGGGTCGTCCTCGGACGGGTACGACGACGGGCCCGGGCACGTGCCGCCGGGGCTGGACGCCGCGCGGCGGGCCATCCGCGTCGCCGGCGACCCCGGGTCCGCGCTGCCGCTTCCCGCCGCGCCGCACGTGGTGGAGCTGACGCCCCTCATGAGCATGGCGATCGACAAGCACATGCCGTGGGGCGTCGGCGAGCCGCTGGGCAAGCTGCTGCCCGGCACGACGGTGACCCGCGCCGGCGAGGAGGAGGCCGGGAGCCTGGACGAGGCCGTCCTGCGCTCGGCCGAGGACCGGCCGCTGGTGCTGGTGGTCCGCGACGCCCACCGCCACGCCTGGCAGATCGACGCGCTGACCCGGCTCCTGGCCGCGCGGCCGGACGCGATCGTGGTCGAGATGGGCCTGCCGGGGCGCACCGACCTCGGCGCCGTCCACATCGCCACGCACGGCGCGGCCCGCGTCTGCGGCCAGGCCGCCGCCGAGGTGCTCACCGGCCTCCTGCCCGTCCCGTCCTGA
- a CDS encoding alginate O-acetyltransferase AlgX-related protein, whose protein sequence is MDTATLTRTPEKASRRRRRVAALAAFVFFFGPAVAFAAGDRAGEIENRQLAAFPALSRRFAAGFEAWAVDHLPLRGEAVRAHALLSEGLFGEQPSYATAGPRAYPRVIEGRDGWLYFGDDVAEACRPAGTTAGILDRVRRLGEIVRRSGRRFVFTVAPDKTTVSPDKLPDRFLGEGCLRGRKKEFWAALDAARPPGYLDLRAPLLRLQRDTGEPAYFRTDSHWSERSAALYGEELARVLRPGLSEDTRLTFLGRSPREGDLGRLLGAPRQEDAARWRLDRDGVRRVAQDDRDAPLAFRVTNASARAALFRPRTLLIGDSFTRESTPWITPYFADLTVLRSDAPARAGPERVAGYVRDAEVVVFEMVERYWAGGHGETLTDETLAAVEKALEAAPRRAGDPG, encoded by the coding sequence ATGGATACCGCCACTCTCACGAGGACCCCAGAAAAGGCTTCCCGACGGCGCCGCCGCGTCGCCGCCCTCGCCGCGTTCGTCTTCTTCTTCGGCCCCGCGGTGGCGTTCGCCGCAGGGGACAGGGCCGGCGAGATCGAGAACCGCCAGCTGGCCGCCTTCCCGGCGCTGTCGCGGCGGTTCGCGGCAGGCTTCGAGGCATGGGCCGTGGACCACCTGCCCTTGCGCGGAGAGGCCGTGCGGGCCCACGCCCTGCTGTCGGAAGGGCTCTTCGGCGAGCAGCCCTCGTACGCGACCGCCGGGCCGCGCGCCTACCCCCGGGTCATCGAGGGACGCGACGGCTGGCTGTACTTCGGCGACGACGTGGCCGAGGCGTGCCGGCCCGCCGGGACGACGGCCGGGATCCTGGACCGCGTCCGCAGGCTGGGCGAGATCGTGCGAAGGTCCGGCCGGAGGTTCGTGTTCACCGTCGCGCCGGACAAGACCACCGTCTCGCCGGACAAGCTGCCGGACCGGTTCCTCGGCGAGGGCTGCCTGCGCGGGCGCAAGAAGGAGTTCTGGGCCGCGCTGGACGCCGCCCGCCCGCCCGGGTACCTCGACCTGCGCGCCCCGCTGCTGCGGCTGCAGCGCGACACGGGCGAGCCGGCCTACTTCCGCACCGACAGCCACTGGAGCGAGCGCTCCGCCGCCCTGTACGGCGAGGAACTGGCGCGCGTCCTGCGGCCCGGCCTGAGCGAGGACACGCGGCTCACCTTCCTCGGCCGTTCGCCGCGCGAGGGCGACCTCGGCAGGCTGCTCGGCGCCCCCCGCCAGGAGGACGCCGCCCGCTGGCGGCTGGACCGGGACGGGGTGCGCCGCGTCGCGCAGGACGACCGGGACGCGCCGCTCGCCTTCCGCGTGACCAACGCCTCCGCCCGCGCCGCGCTGTTCCGGCCGCGGACCCTGCTCATCGGCGACTCCTTCACCCGGGAGTCCACGCCGTGGATCACCCCGTACTTCGCGGACCTCACCGTGCTGCGCAGCGACGCCCCGGCCAGAGCCGGTCCCGAGCGGGTCGCCGGGTACGTGAGGGACGCCGAGGTGGTGGTGTTCGAGATGGTCGAGCGCTACTGGGCGGGCGGCCACGGGGAGACGCTGACCGACGAGACGCTCGCCGCGGTGGAGAAGGCCCTGGAGGCGGCACCGCGGCGCGCGGGCGATCCTGGTTGA
- a CDS encoding ATP-grasp domain-containing protein yields the protein MKIAYVTYDGPDDDRDVMLAHWRESGVDGTAVRWDDPGAAWDAFDAAVVRSTWDYVERRGEFLAWARRASAVTRLLNPASVIERNTDKTYLRDLAAVGVPTVPTSWVGPGYEPRLPSFEEYVVKPAVSAGARDTVRTSVASEAARHAGRIAAKGGTAMVQPYLRMVEEEGELSLLYFGGRFSHAVRRPAMLARDDGRPRANHVGAELRAPAPDQVALAEKVLGEIAEPLLYARVDLVRLPDGTPALIELELTEPYLYLSGAPGAVGRFTDALREILRDDDA from the coding sequence GTGAAGATCGCCTACGTCACCTACGACGGTCCCGACGACGACAGGGACGTCATGCTCGCCCACTGGCGGGAGTCCGGCGTCGACGGGACCGCGGTGCGCTGGGACGACCCCGGCGCGGCCTGGGACGCCTTCGACGCCGCCGTGGTGCGATCGACGTGGGACTACGTGGAGCGGCGCGGCGAGTTCCTCGCCTGGGCGCGCCGGGCGTCGGCCGTCACGAGGCTGCTGAACCCGGCCTCGGTGATCGAGCGCAACACCGACAAGACCTACCTGCGGGACCTGGCGGCCGTCGGCGTCCCCACCGTGCCCACGAGCTGGGTCGGCCCCGGATACGAGCCCCGGCTGCCGTCCTTCGAGGAGTACGTCGTGAAGCCGGCGGTGTCGGCGGGGGCGCGCGACACCGTCCGCACGAGCGTGGCGTCGGAGGCCGCGCGGCACGCCGGGCGCATCGCCGCCAAGGGCGGGACGGCCATGGTGCAGCCCTACCTGCGCATGGTGGAGGAGGAGGGCGAGCTCTCCCTGCTGTACTTCGGCGGCCGGTTCAGCCACGCCGTGCGCCGTCCCGCCATGCTGGCCCGCGACGACGGGCGGCCCCGCGCCAACCACGTCGGCGCGGAGCTCCGCGCGCCCGCTCCCGACCAGGTCGCCCTCGCCGAGAAGGTCCTCGGCGAGATCGCCGAACCGCTGCTGTACGCCCGCGTGGACCTGGTCCGCCTGCCGGACGGGACTCCCGCCCTCATCGAGCTGGAGCTGACCGAGCCGTACCTCTACCTCTCCGGCGCCCCGGGGGCCGTAGGCCGCTTCACCGACGCCCTGCGCGAGATCCTGAGGGACGACGACGCCTAG
- a CDS encoding DNA alkylation repair protein: MTPLHKAVRLALTEAADPAKAPAMQAYMKSAMPFLGAQAAPRRAAVKRVFAEHRIDTAPEWRRAVLALWRDAEYREERYAAIELCAYRYYKPFQTLYTVPMYEEMIVTGAWWDYVDELAVHRVGGLLRAYPDTMRPLMLEWAGGPDLWKRRTAILCQNAFKDRTDLGLLYACIEPSLSDTDFFARKAIGWALREYAKTDPREVLRYVRLKGLNGLSRREALKNLPER, encoded by the coding sequence ATGACGCCGCTGCACAAGGCCGTGCGGCTGGCCCTGACGGAGGCCGCCGACCCGGCCAAGGCCCCCGCCATGCAGGCGTACATGAAGTCGGCAATGCCCTTCCTCGGCGCGCAGGCCGCGCCGAGGCGGGCCGCGGTGAAGCGCGTCTTCGCCGAGCACCGCATCGACACCGCCCCCGAGTGGCGCAGGGCCGTGCTCGCGCTGTGGCGCGACGCCGAGTACCGCGAGGAGCGCTACGCCGCGATCGAGCTGTGCGCCTACCGCTACTACAAGCCCTTCCAGACGCTCTACACGGTGCCCATGTACGAGGAGATGATCGTCACGGGCGCCTGGTGGGACTACGTGGACGAGCTGGCCGTCCACAGGGTCGGCGGGCTGCTGCGCGCCTACCCCGACACGATGCGCCCGCTGATGCTGGAGTGGGCGGGCGGCCCCGACCTGTGGAAGCGCCGCACGGCGATCCTCTGCCAGAACGCCTTCAAGGACCGCACCGACCTCGGCCTCTTATACGCCTGCATCGAGCCGAGCCTCTCGGACACCGATTTCTTCGCCCGCAAGGCCATCGGCTGGGCCCTGCGCGAGTACGCCAAGACCGACCCGCGCGAGGTGCTCCGGTACGTCAGGCTCAAGGGACTGAACGGCCTGAGCCGCCGCGAGGCGCTCAAGAACCTCCCCGAACGCTGA
- a CDS encoding nuclear transport factor 2 family protein, translating to MYQPSAEELKSIEEWFADYDALAEQGAIEQLADLAVFPMNVATDVPGGHASVRQWTRAEYVEAMKESMGGGTAGLGLRSTRVPRFLSPNLVVVETEATMTMEGQEHHMHYADLLVRTEDGWAFQTMVQGGWGHGWPPANRG from the coding sequence ATGTACCAGCCGAGCGCCGAGGAACTGAAGAGCATTGAGGAATGGTTCGCCGACTACGATGCGCTGGCCGAGCAGGGCGCCATCGAGCAACTGGCCGACCTGGCGGTCTTCCCGATGAACGTGGCCACCGACGTGCCGGGCGGCCACGCGAGCGTCCGCCAGTGGACGCGGGCCGAGTACGTCGAGGCGATGAAGGAGTCCATGGGGGGCGGCACCGCCGGGCTCGGCCTGCGCTCGACGCGCGTCCCGCGCTTTCTCAGCCCGAACCTGGTGGTCGTGGAGACCGAGGCGACGATGACGATGGAGGGCCAGGAGCACCACATGCACTACGCCGACCTGCTGGTGCGCACCGAGGATGGGTGGGCGTTCCAGACCATGGTGCAGGGCGGCTGGGGTCACGGCTGGCCACCCGCCAACCGCGGCTGA
- a CDS encoding SDR family oxidoreductase encodes MSGICAGRVVVVTGAGRGIGREHALEFARQGAKVVVNDLGTDTRGGGRSSAPALAVVEEIRDHGGDAVANCDDVADWEGSARLVKTAVSAFGGLDVLVGNAGYLRDRMIVSMTEHDWDDVIRVHLKGHFLPLRHAAAYWRERAKAGEARDARVVTTTSGAGLLGSVGQANYAAAKAGIVALTHTAAAELARYGVTVNAVTPSARTRLTEEAFASMVAPPESGFDVMDPANVAPLVVWLGSAESSGVTGRVFEVEGGMISIATGWTHGPGVDKGSRWELHEIGEAVGKLLAEAPVPDPVYGVAQI; translated from the coding sequence ATGAGCGGTATCTGTGCGGGACGCGTCGTCGTGGTGACCGGTGCCGGGCGCGGCATCGGCAGGGAGCACGCCCTGGAGTTCGCCCGCCAGGGCGCCAAGGTCGTCGTGAACGACCTCGGGACCGACACCAGAGGCGGAGGACGCTCCAGCGCCCCGGCGCTCGCGGTGGTCGAGGAGATCCGCGACCACGGCGGGGACGCGGTCGCCAACTGCGACGACGTGGCGGACTGGGAGGGCTCGGCGCGGCTCGTGAAGACGGCGGTCAGCGCCTTCGGCGGGCTGGACGTGCTGGTCGGCAACGCCGGCTACCTGCGGGACCGCATGATCGTCTCGATGACCGAGCACGACTGGGACGACGTGATCCGCGTCCACCTGAAGGGGCACTTCCTGCCGCTGCGGCACGCCGCCGCGTACTGGCGGGAGCGTGCCAAGGCGGGGGAGGCGCGGGACGCCCGGGTCGTCACGACCACCTCCGGCGCCGGGCTGCTCGGCAGCGTCGGCCAGGCCAACTACGCCGCCGCCAAGGCCGGGATCGTCGCGCTGACGCACACGGCCGCCGCCGAGCTCGCCCGCTACGGCGTCACGGTCAACGCCGTCACGCCCTCGGCGCGAACCCGCCTCACCGAGGAGGCGTTCGCCTCCATGGTGGCCCCGCCGGAGTCCGGCTTCGACGTCATGGACCCGGCCAACGTGGCGCCCCTGGTGGTCTGGCTGGGCTCGGCCGAGTCCTCCGGCGTCACCGGGCGCGTCTTCGAGGTCGAGGGCGGCATGATCTCCATCGCCACGGGCTGGACCCACGGCCCGGGCGTCGACAAGGGCTCCCGCTGGGAGCTGCACGAGATCGGCGAGGCGGTCGGCAAGCTGCTCGCCGAGGCCCCGGTCCCCGACCCGGTGTACGGCGTGGCACAGATCTGA
- a CDS encoding MBOAT family O-acyltransferase: protein MSFASPLFLWFFMPVTLVTYWATPRRLRNHVVAVASLVFYAWGAGPYVALLASAILVNFAAGIAIDSPRVSARGRTAVLVGAVAWDLGILAVWKYAGFAARQIDALSTALGLGHGPVVDLALPIGISFFTFHHISYVVDVHRRSRPAQRGLVGFVTYITMFPQLVAGPVVRYHEISAQLADTARDRYADFAAGFPRFALGLAKKVIVADTVAPIADAAFAVPSGEIGAATAWVGALAYTVQIYFDFSGYSDMAVGLGMMFGFRLPENFARPYSACSVTDFWRRWHISLSRWFRDYVYIPLGGNRRGTAVTYRNLLVIFVLCGFWHGAGWTFLCWGLYHGGLLVAERALGWDRPPGGVPALVLRRAATFLLVVAGWVLFRSADLSQAAGMLGAMAGARGGGLDEFVLFSLDHRRTAVLVLALTVVLLPASQSLGRLLERGRDGAARWAVTAARVAVTWVAAPYAGVLVAAGTFSPFLYYQF, encoded by the coding sequence ATGTCGTTCGCCTCCCCGCTGTTCCTCTGGTTCTTCATGCCCGTCACCCTCGTGACGTACTGGGCCACGCCCCGGCGTCTGCGCAACCATGTCGTGGCCGTGGCCAGCCTGGTCTTCTACGCCTGGGGCGCCGGGCCGTACGTGGCGCTGCTGGCGTCGGCGATCCTGGTGAACTTCGCGGCGGGCATCGCGATCGACTCTCCGCGGGTCTCGGCGCGGGGCCGGACGGCCGTGCTCGTGGGGGCGGTCGCCTGGGACCTCGGCATCCTCGCCGTGTGGAAGTACGCGGGGTTCGCCGCCCGCCAGATCGACGCGTTGTCGACCGCGCTCGGCCTCGGGCACGGCCCGGTCGTGGACCTCGCCCTGCCGATCGGCATCTCCTTCTTCACCTTCCACCACATCTCCTACGTGGTGGACGTCCACCGGCGCAGCAGGCCCGCGCAGCGGGGCCTCGTCGGCTTCGTCACCTACATCACGATGTTCCCGCAGCTCGTCGCGGGCCCGGTCGTCCGCTACCACGAGATCTCCGCCCAGCTCGCCGACACCGCGCGCGACCGGTACGCCGACTTCGCCGCGGGCTTCCCCCGCTTCGCGCTCGGCCTGGCCAAGAAGGTGATCGTGGCGGACACCGTCGCCCCGATCGCCGACGCCGCGTTCGCCGTCCCCAGCGGGGAGATCGGCGCCGCGACCGCCTGGGTGGGGGCCCTGGCCTACACCGTGCAGATCTACTTCGACTTCTCCGGGTACTCCGACATGGCGGTCGGCCTGGGCATGATGTTCGGGTTCCGCCTGCCGGAGAACTTCGCCCGGCCGTACTCGGCCTGCTCCGTCACCGACTTCTGGAGGCGCTGGCACATCTCGCTGTCGCGCTGGTTCCGCGACTACGTCTACATCCCGCTCGGCGGCAACCGCCGCGGCACGGCGGTCACGTACCGCAACCTGCTGGTCATCTTCGTGCTGTGCGGCTTCTGGCACGGCGCCGGCTGGACGTTCCTGTGCTGGGGCCTGTACCACGGCGGCCTGCTCGTCGCCGAGCGGGCGCTCGGCTGGGACAGGCCGCCCGGCGGCGTCCCGGCCCTGGTCCTGCGCCGCGCCGCGACCTTCCTGCTGGTCGTCGCCGGATGGGTCCTGTTCAGGTCCGCCGACCTGTCACAGGCGGCCGGCATGCTCGGGGCCATGGCCGGGGCGCGCGGCGGCGGGCTCGACGAGTTCGTGCTGTTCTCCCTCGACCACCGGCGGACGGCCGTCCTCGTCCTCGCGCTCACCGTGGTGCTGCTGCCCGCCTCCCAGAGCCTCGGACGGCTGCTGGAGCGGGGACGCGACGGCGCGGCGCGGTGGGCCGTCACGGCGGCGCGCGTGGCGGTGACCTGGGTCGCGGCCCCGTACGCGGGCGTGCTCGTCGCCGCGGGCACCTTCAGCCCGTTCCTCTACTACCAGTTCTGA
- a CDS encoding PadR family transcriptional regulator: MATGSSSVSEPTYFILAALLDGPLHGHGIIKRVLDLSEGRIRLPVGTLYGALDRLATHGLIVLDHEEVVDGRPRRYYRLTEHGDGVVTAEARRMQKAAAIVTGRAPGTAPA; this comes from the coding sequence ATGGCCACCGGATCCTCATCGGTGAGCGAGCCGACGTACTTCATCCTCGCCGCCCTCCTCGACGGTCCCCTGCACGGCCACGGCATCATCAAGCGCGTCCTGGACCTGTCCGAGGGCCGCATCAGGCTTCCCGTCGGCACCCTCTACGGCGCCCTCGACCGGCTGGCCACGCACGGCCTGATCGTCCTGGACCACGAGGAGGTCGTGGACGGCCGCCCCCGGCGCTACTACCGCCTCACCGAGCACGGCGACGGCGTGGTCACCGCCGAGGCCCGCCGCATGCAGAAGGCCGCCGCGATCGTCACCGGCCGGGCCCCCGGGACGGCGCCGGCGTGA
- a CDS encoding SAM-dependent methyltransferase, producing the protein MSGTDKAPPGIDPKTPSVARMYDYYLGGKDNFASDREAAENIIKLFPNARQFARDNRAFLKRAVRLLTAAGITQFIDIGTGLPTQENVHQVAERAAPGARVVYVDNDPIVLVHARALLADSPRTCVVEGDLRHPKAILDDPRVRGHLDLDRPFAVILCAIVHFVDDDDEAASIVSYLRGSLPPGGGLVLSHGYKGVVNADAVARAREIYTRTRGTLRLRDRETIDAYFTGLDMVAPGLTHLREWADEEEELDPAAPGALGGVGLVPRQDG; encoded by the coding sequence ATGAGCGGAACCGACAAGGCACCTCCCGGGATCGACCCCAAGACTCCCAGCGTCGCCCGCATGTACGACTACTACCTGGGCGGCAAGGACAACTTCGCCTCCGACCGCGAGGCCGCCGAGAACATCATCAAGCTGTTCCCCAACGCGCGGCAGTTCGCCCGCGACAACCGGGCCTTCCTCAAGCGGGCCGTGCGCCTGCTCACCGCGGCCGGGATCACCCAGTTCATCGACATCGGCACCGGCCTGCCCACGCAGGAGAACGTCCACCAGGTCGCCGAGCGTGCCGCGCCCGGGGCGCGCGTCGTCTACGTCGACAACGACCCCATCGTGCTGGTGCACGCCCGCGCGCTGCTCGCGGACAGCCCGCGCACCTGCGTCGTCGAGGGCGACCTGCGCCACCCCAAGGCCATCCTGGACGACCCGCGGGTCCGCGGGCACCTCGACCTGGACCGGCCCTTCGCGGTGATCCTCTGCGCGATCGTCCACTTCGTCGACGATGACGACGAGGCCGCGAGCATCGTGTCGTACCTGCGCGGCTCGCTGCCCCCCGGCGGCGGGCTCGTGCTGTCGCACGGCTACAAGGGGGTGGTGAACGCCGACGCCGTCGCCCGGGCGCGTGAGATCTACACCCGCACCCGCGGGACGCTCAGGCTCCGCGACCGCGAGACGATCGACGCGTACTTCACCGGGCTCGACATGGTGGCTCCCGGCCTCACCCACCTGCGCGAGTGGGCGGACGAGGAGGAGGAGCTCGACCCCGCCGCCCCGGGCGCCCTCGGCGGCGTCGGGCTCGTCCCCCGGCAGGACGGCTGA
- a CDS encoding acetyl-CoA C-acyltransferase: MTEAYIIGAVRTPAGRRDGGLAKAHPADLGALVVRALIDRTGADPSAVDEIVLGCDDAAGPQGGNLARTCWLAAGMPPEVPGVTLDRRGGSSQQAVHAAARAVWSGSAGLVVAGGVRSTSMVPPSEADPVAGSRGWRARYGGRAFPQLRTAETIAGKWDVSRREMEEFAVRSHRRAARALAEWRFEREVVPAAGLLTDEGPRPDLGLAELAALEPCAEGGRLTAALTAEPCDGAAAVLIASADAVRAHRLSPRARVHHASARACDPAAPPAFAAATARALDRTGMAADRLDVVEADEAYACLPLAWARETGVDPERINPNGGALALGDALGASGARALTSLLHELERAGGRYGLQVAEDGFQAEITIIERL, from the coding sequence ATGACCGAGGCCTACATCATCGGCGCCGTGCGCACCCCCGCGGGCCGCAGGGACGGGGGCCTGGCCAAGGCGCATCCCGCGGACCTCGGCGCGCTGGTCGTCCGTGCGCTGATCGATCGTACCGGGGCGGACCCGTCCGCCGTGGACGAGATCGTCCTCGGGTGCGACGACGCCGCGGGGCCGCAGGGCGGCAACCTCGCGCGGACGTGCTGGCTGGCGGCCGGGATGCCGCCCGAGGTGCCCGGCGTGACGCTGGACCGCCGGGGCGGGTCGTCCCAGCAGGCCGTGCACGCCGCCGCGCGCGCCGTGTGGAGCGGGAGCGCGGGGCTGGTCGTGGCGGGCGGGGTGCGCAGCACGAGCATGGTCCCGCCCTCGGAGGCCGATCCCGTCGCGGGCTCGCGCGGGTGGCGGGCGCGGTACGGCGGGCGGGCGTTCCCGCAGCTGCGGACCGCCGAGACGATCGCCGGGAAGTGGGACGTCTCGCGGCGTGAGATGGAGGAGTTCGCGGTGCGGTCGCACCGGCGCGCGGCCCGGGCCCTCGCCGAGTGGCGCTTCGAGCGGGAGGTCGTCCCGGCCGCCGGCCTGCTCACCGACGAGGGCCCCCGGCCTGACCTCGGCCTCGCCGAGCTGGCCGCGCTGGAGCCGTGCGCCGAGGGCGGCAGGCTGACCGCCGCGCTGACCGCCGAGCCCTGCGACGGCGCCGCGGCCGTGCTGATCGCCTCGGCGGACGCGGTGCGGGCGCACCGGCTGAGCCCGCGCGCCCGCGTCCACCACGCCTCCGCCCGGGCCTGCGACCCCGCCGCCCCGCCCGCCTTCGCCGCCGCGACCGCCCGCGCGCTAGACCGAACGGGTATGGCGGCGGACCGGCTGGACGTCGTGGAGGCGGACGAGGCGTACGCCTGCCTGCCGCTCGCCTGGGCGCGCGAGACCGGCGTGGACCCGGAGCGGATCAACCCCAACGGCGGCGCGCTCGCGCTCGGCGACGCCCTGGGCGCCTCGGGGGCGCGGGCGCTGACCTCGCTGCTCCACGAGCTGGAACGCGCCGGCGGGCGCTACGGACTCCAGGTGGCCGAGGACGGATTCCAGGCGGAGATCACGATCATCGAACGTCTCTGA
- a CDS encoding TetR/AcrR family transcriptional regulator, whose protein sequence is MNTRKNSGGASTVATTPAGAAGGATTGRQGTARRAASSGSASERRDHLVKLAAELFARKGFQATTVRQIADEAGILSGSLYHHFDSKETIVDEVLSTFLHDLIARYRSALDGGGDARAVLSEMVRIGFGTLEPHRAAITVMQNDWNYLRSLPGDRFDYLIRAEDEVERMWVGQIKRGQAEGALRPDVDPKLTYRMIRDAIWVAVRWFRPGGRLNTAALAEHYITVLFDGLATGERTSHPA, encoded by the coding sequence GTGAACACCCGAAAGAACTCCGGCGGCGCCTCCACGGTCGCGACGACACCCGCGGGCGCGGCCGGCGGCGCGACGACCGGGCGCCAGGGCACCGCCCGCCGCGCGGCCTCTTCGGGCTCCGCCTCCGAGCGCCGCGACCATCTGGTGAAGCTCGCCGCCGAGCTCTTCGCCCGCAAGGGCTTCCAGGCCACCACCGTGCGCCAGATCGCCGACGAGGCGGGCATCCTCTCGGGAAGCCTGTACCACCACTTCGACTCCAAGGAGACGATCGTCGACGAGGTCCTGTCGACGTTCCTCCACGACCTTATCGCGCGCTACCGCTCGGCCCTGGACGGCGGCGGCGACGCCCGCGCGGTGCTGTCGGAGATGGTGCGCATCGGCTTCGGCACCCTGGAGCCGCACCGCGCCGCGATCACGGTGATGCAGAACGACTGGAACTACCTGCGCTCCCTCCCCGGCGACCGCTTCGACTACCTGATCAGGGCCGAGGACGAGGTCGAGCGCATGTGGGTGGGCCAGATCAAGCGCGGCCAGGCCGAGGGCGCGCTCCGGCCGGACGTCGATCCCAAGCTGACCTACCGCATGATCCGCGACGCGATCTGGGTGGCCGTCCGCTGGTTCCGCCCCGGCGGGCGCCTCAACACCGCGGCCCTCGCCGAGCACTACATCACGGTGCTGTTCGACGGCCTGGCCACGGGCGAACGGACCAGCCACCCCGCATGA